Proteins from a single region of Thermococcus sp. CX2:
- a CDS encoding UbiD family decarboxylase has product MLREIIEHFDDTVVIERPVSKELEVTRYLMKYRDRPVLFKDVDGWQVVGNIWSKRERIADYLGVEKGEILHLMAEAMENPMPYQKAEKAPFMKNSTKDFSLKELPIPKYFPKDGGQYFTSAMVIAKDENGFVNMSFHRMMVFDDKRVAIRLVPRHLYSMWKDKMEHGEALNVRIVVGNPIHLLLAGATSVAYGVSELEIASAISQRTFGKPLEVVDLNGIPVPVESEFVFEAKILPELTDEGPFVDITGTYDYVRKQPVVVFERMYHVDEPIFHALLPGGYEHYMLMGLPKEPQIYASVKRVVPKVHGVRLTEGGAMWLHAVVSITKQHDGDGKNAILAAFTGHPSLKHVIVVDEDIDIYDDREVEWAVATRFQADRDLVVIPNARGSSLDPSAERSLTAKWGIDATKPLDRKEEFERAKI; this is encoded by the coding sequence ATGCTGAGAGAGATCATCGAACATTTTGATGATACCGTGGTCATCGAGAGGCCGGTTAGCAAAGAGCTCGAGGTAACCCGCTACCTGATGAAGTACAGAGATCGGCCAGTGCTCTTTAAGGACGTTGATGGCTGGCAAGTTGTTGGAAACATCTGGTCAAAGAGGGAAAGGATAGCGGACTATCTCGGTGTGGAGAAGGGGGAAATCCTCCATCTCATGGCAGAGGCCATGGAGAATCCCATGCCATACCAAAAGGCCGAGAAGGCCCCTTTTATGAAGAACTCAACGAAAGACTTTTCCCTTAAGGAGCTCCCAATTCCCAAGTACTTCCCGAAGGATGGGGGCCAGTACTTTACCTCCGCAATGGTAATTGCAAAGGACGAGAACGGTTTCGTAAATATGTCGTTCCACAGAATGATGGTGTTCGATGATAAGCGCGTTGCGATAAGGCTCGTACCTAGGCACCTCTATTCGATGTGGAAGGACAAAATGGAACATGGCGAAGCACTGAACGTTAGAATAGTCGTAGGCAACCCCATTCACCTGCTTTTGGCTGGAGCAACCAGCGTCGCCTACGGCGTAAGTGAGCTTGAGATAGCATCCGCCATAAGCCAAAGAACCTTCGGAAAGCCCTTAGAGGTCGTTGACCTCAACGGGATTCCTGTACCAGTGGAGAGCGAGTTCGTCTTCGAGGCAAAGATACTTCCCGAACTAACGGACGAGGGTCCCTTTGTGGACATCACCGGAACCTACGACTATGTTAGAAAGCAGCCTGTGGTGGTCTTCGAGAGGATGTACCACGTTGACGAGCCGATATTCCATGCCCTCCTCCCAGGAGGTTATGAGCACTACATGCTGATGGGACTCCCCAAGGAGCCCCAAATCTATGCCAGCGTGAAACGGGTCGTTCCAAAGGTTCACGGGGTCCGTTTGACTGAAGGCGGAGCGATGTGGCTCCATGCAGTGGTCAGCATAACCAAGCAGCACGATGGCGACGGTAAAAACGCCATCCTAGCGGCCTTCACTGGCCATCCCTCGCTCAAGCACGTCATCGTCGTTGATGAAGACATCGACATCTATGATGATAGAGAAGTGGAGTGGGCGGTAGCCACTCGCTTCCAAGCCGATAGGGATCTCGTGGTAATCCCGAACGCGAGGGGAAGCTCCCTCGACCCCTCTGCTGAGAGGAGCCTTACAGCCAAGTGGGGCATCGACGCCACAAAGCCGCTCGATAGAAAAGAGGAATTCGAGAGGGCTAAGATTTAG
- a CDS encoding ABC transporter permease subunit, translating to MWWGFQLEFKQSLRTKKLWVILGTMALLYIPVFYIMKSAGVQDFTTEEAMSFLIQFVTGMAGFFIGILALLMGATAINSEIEKGTLRVAMSKPIKRLSYIGGKFFAHAVVLLIALLISTLIGVLGVVYLGVPLSGQLVTDVLLLNMLLLLAMLQLVALGYILSTVIKSSSSALGAALVLVFVMFLIVPNIVGYMVFKEAMDNPDMSMTELKQLQKDYTTKYLFYVPTSQVGVITGDVGTVSDGRFGDYGDVNTEYKGMAYAISNNLVNFAIIVVMTLLYLGIGFYRFSRMDLR from the coding sequence ATGTGGTGGGGATTTCAGCTTGAGTTTAAGCAGAGCCTTCGAACAAAGAAGCTCTGGGTGATACTCGGCACAATGGCGCTTCTCTACATCCCCGTGTTCTACATCATGAAGAGTGCGGGTGTACAGGATTTCACCACCGAGGAGGCCATGTCGTTTCTGATACAGTTCGTCACAGGCATGGCGGGGTTCTTCATTGGGATACTCGCCCTGCTCATGGGCGCGACAGCAATAAACAGTGAGATAGAGAAAGGCACCCTTCGCGTTGCGATGAGCAAGCCCATAAAGAGGCTCAGCTACATAGGCGGCAAGTTTTTCGCCCACGCGGTGGTTCTCCTCATAGCCCTGCTCATATCAACTCTCATCGGGGTGCTGGGTGTTGTCTACCTCGGTGTGCCCCTGAGCGGCCAGCTCGTGACAGACGTTCTGCTTCTCAATATGCTCCTTCTCCTAGCAATGCTCCAGCTCGTTGCCCTTGGCTACATTCTTTCCACGGTAATAAAGTCCTCGAGCTCAGCCCTTGGGGCCGCGCTGGTTCTGGTCTTCGTGATGTTCCTCATAGTCCCCAACATCGTTGGATACATGGTGTTTAAGGAAGCCATGGACAACCCCGACATGAGCATGACTGAGCTCAAACAGCTGCAGAAGGACTACACCACCAAATACCTCTTCTACGTCCCGACATCACAGGTTGGCGTCATCACTGGAGACGTTGGAACTGTTTCAGATGGAAGATTCGGGGATTACGGAGATGTTAACACTGAATACAAGGGCATGGCATACGCCATAAGCAACAACCTCGTGAACTTCGCGATAATTGTTGTGATGACACTTCTCTACCTGGGCATCGGATTCTACAGGTTCAGCAGGATGGATCTGAGGTGA